In Sphingobium amiense, a genomic segment contains:
- the ccoO gene encoding cytochrome-c oxidase, cbb3-type subunit II yields the protein MASRFFDHGKLERNVSLLGIAALIVVAIGGIVEIAPLFWIDNTIEKVEGVRPYTPLELAGRNIYIREGCYNCHSQMIRPFRDETERYGHYSLAAESMYDHPFQWGSKRTGPDLARVGGRYSDEWHVQHLKDPRAVVPESIMPTYPFLAERDLKVGDMAAHLTALSDVGVPYSKDDVAKANADLAAQADPTADTVDLLKRYPKAQVRDFDGDPNRLTEMDALVAYLQMLGTLVDVNAAEPQEVER from the coding sequence ATGGCATCCCGATTTTTCGACCATGGCAAGCTCGAGCGGAACGTATCGCTGCTGGGCATCGCCGCTCTGATCGTCGTGGCCATCGGCGGCATCGTGGAGATCGCGCCCCTCTTCTGGATCGACAACACGATCGAGAAGGTGGAGGGGGTGCGCCCCTACACGCCGCTGGAGCTGGCGGGGCGCAACATCTACATCCGCGAAGGCTGCTACAACTGCCATAGCCAGATGATCCGCCCCTTCCGGGACGAGACCGAGCGGTACGGCCATTACAGCCTCGCCGCCGAGAGCATGTACGACCACCCGTTCCAATGGGGGTCGAAGCGCACCGGGCCGGACCTTGCCCGCGTGGGCGGTCGCTATTCGGACGAATGGCATGTCCAGCACCTCAAGGACCCGCGCGCGGTGGTGCCGGAATCGATCATGCCGACCTATCCCTTCCTCGCCGAGCGCGACCTGAAGGTGGGCGACATGGCCGCGCATCTGACGGCGCTGTCCGATGTCGGCGTGCCCTATAGCAAGGATGACGTGGCCAAGGCGAATGCCGACCTCGCGGCCCAGGCGGACCCAACCGCCGACACTGTCGACCTGCTGAAGCGCTATCCCAAGGCGCAGGTGCGCGATTTCGACGGCGATCCGAACAGGCTGACGGAGATGGACGCGCTGGTGGCCTATCTCCAGATGCTGGGGACGCTGGTCGACGTGAACGCCGCCGAGCCGCAGGAGGTGGAGCGATGA
- a CDS encoding cbb3-type cytochrome c oxidase subunit 3, with product MSSYDTLRHFADSWGLVFMGVSYLVLVGWHFLPRGRAHSRAASTMIFKDREDTEADHG from the coding sequence ATGAGCAGCTATGACACGCTGCGGCATTTCGCCGACAGCTGGGGGCTGGTGTTCATGGGGGTAAGCTACCTCGTTCTGGTGGGTTGGCATTTCCTGCCGCGCGGCCGGGCGCACAGCCGCGCCGCATCCACGATGATCTTCAAGGATCGCGAAGATACGGAGGCCGATCATGGCTGA
- the ccoP gene encoding cytochrome-c oxidase, cbb3-type subunit III — protein sequence MADDKHVDTATGTELKGHEWDGIRELDTPLPRWWLWTFYATILFAVAYTIAYPAWPMIHSATQGILGWSSRGALDKELAAREAQVAPIRKAIAETPIEALPGKPQLMQAAVEGGRAAFRVHCVQCHGSGAAGSKGYPNLNDDDWLWGGDLATIEQTIFDGVRNPDHTATRMSQMPAFGRDQLLTAAQVDDVVAYVRAISRQDRPGATAQRGARLFADNCAVCHGPTGHGSRELGAPNLTDGIWLYGGDPDTIRETVWNSRQGVMPRWGDKLDSATVRMLAAYVHSLGGGEAAPVVATAEGARDVGK from the coding sequence ATGGCTGACGACAAGCATGTCGACACCGCGACGGGCACGGAGCTCAAGGGCCATGAATGGGATGGCATCCGGGAGCTGGATACGCCGCTGCCGCGCTGGTGGCTGTGGACCTTCTACGCCACCATTCTCTTCGCGGTCGCCTACACCATCGCCTATCCCGCCTGGCCGATGATCCACAGCGCCACGCAGGGCATACTCGGCTGGTCGAGCCGGGGCGCGCTGGACAAGGAGCTGGCTGCGCGGGAGGCGCAGGTCGCGCCGATCCGCAAGGCGATCGCCGAAACGCCGATCGAGGCGCTACCCGGAAAGCCGCAGCTGATGCAGGCGGCGGTCGAGGGCGGGCGGGCCGCGTTCCGCGTGCATTGCGTGCAGTGCCATGGTTCAGGTGCGGCGGGGTCGAAGGGCTATCCCAACCTCAATGACGACGACTGGCTGTGGGGTGGCGACCTGGCGACGATCGAGCAGACGATCTTCGATGGCGTGCGCAATCCCGACCATACGGCTACCCGCATGTCGCAGATGCCCGCCTTCGGCCGCGACCAGCTGCTGACCGCAGCGCAGGTGGATGATGTCGTCGCCTATGTCCGCGCCATCAGCCGGCAGGATCGTCCCGGCGCGACGGCGCAGCGCGGCGCAAGGCTCTTCGCTGACAATTGCGCCGTCTGCCACGGCCCCACTGGGCACGGCAGTCGCGAACTCGGCGCGCCCAACCTCACAGACGGCATCTGGCTCTATGGCGGCGACCCCGACACGATCCGGGAGACCGTGTGGAACAGCCGCCAGGGCGTGATGCCTCGTTGGGGCGATAAGCTCGACAGCGCGACCGTGCGGATGCTCGCCGCCTATGTCCACAGCCTGGGGGGCGGCGAAGCGGCGCCGGTCGTTGCGACTGCCGAAGGGGCGCGCGATGTCGGCAAATAA
- the ccoG gene encoding cytochrome c oxidase accessory protein CcoG, with the protein MLMPAGSSDLYEKRNGVYPKAVDGFYRRLKWAVMVATLAIYWVTPWLRWDRGPYAPDQAVLIDLAHRRFYMFAIEIWPHEFYYVAGLLIMAGVGLFLVTSAVGRAWCGYACPQTVWTDLYQHVERFIDGDRNAQIRLAKAPWTPAKLARRLLKWTAWLAIAFLTGGAWIFYFADAPTLQQQFWDGTAAPVAYATVGVLTATTFVLGGFMREQVCIYMCPWPRIQTAMLDEKSLVVTYKDWRGEKRGSLKKAEAHPGDYGDCIDCNQCVAVCPTGIDIREGPQIGCITCALCIDACDKVMAQVGRPRGLIDYCTEDDAEAEKKGAAPQPVLRTLLRPRTIAYFTLWCGIGLAMLFTLGARTRIDVSAQQDRNPIAVRLSDGMVRNAYTVKLRNMEARPRPIVVTVEGLPGARLWTDGMTRDEAQADVGTTVPADSVARLRLFVALPGAGPQRQDFRFTVRATDREGGGDSEPARFERSR; encoded by the coding sequence ATGCTGATGCCTGCGGGCTCCTCCGACCTCTACGAAAAGCGCAACGGCGTCTATCCCAAGGCGGTGGACGGCTTCTATCGCCGCCTGAAATGGGCGGTGATGGTGGCGACGCTCGCCATCTACTGGGTGACGCCGTGGCTGCGCTGGGATCGCGGGCCCTATGCGCCCGATCAGGCGGTGCTGATCGACCTCGCCCACCGGCGCTTCTACATGTTCGCGATCGAGATCTGGCCGCATGAATTCTATTATGTCGCCGGCCTGCTGATCATGGCGGGGGTGGGGCTGTTCCTGGTCACCTCGGCAGTCGGGCGGGCCTGGTGCGGCTATGCCTGCCCGCAGACGGTGTGGACCGACCTCTACCAGCATGTCGAACGCTTTATCGACGGCGACCGCAACGCGCAGATCCGGCTGGCGAAGGCGCCCTGGACCCCGGCGAAGCTGGCGAGGCGCCTGCTCAAATGGACCGCATGGCTGGCCATCGCCTTCCTGACGGGCGGCGCCTGGATCTTCTACTTTGCCGACGCGCCGACGCTCCAGCAGCAATTCTGGGACGGCACCGCCGCGCCCGTGGCCTATGCGACGGTCGGCGTGCTGACCGCCACCACCTTCGTCCTGGGCGGTTTCATGCGCGAGCAGGTGTGCATCTACATGTGTCCCTGGCCGCGCATCCAGACCGCGATGCTGGACGAGAAGTCGCTGGTCGTCACCTACAAGGACTGGCGCGGGGAAAAGCGCGGCAGCCTAAAGAAGGCGGAGGCGCATCCGGGCGATTATGGCGACTGCATCGACTGCAACCAGTGCGTTGCGGTGTGCCCGACCGGCATCGACATCCGTGAAGGGCCGCAGATCGGCTGCATCACCTGCGCGCTGTGCATCGACGCCTGCGACAAGGTGATGGCACAGGTCGGCCGCCCGCGCGGCCTGATCGATTATTGCACCGAGGACGATGCGGAAGCGGAGAAGAAGGGCGCAGCGCCCCAACCGGTGTTGAGGACGCTGCTGCGTCCCCGCACCATCGCCTATTTCACGCTGTGGTGCGGGATCGGCCTTGCTATGCTGTTCACGCTCGGCGCGCGCACCCGCATCGACGTCAGCGCGCAGCAGGACCGCAATCCGATCGCCGTGCGCCTGTCCGACGGCATGGTCCGCAACGCCTATACGGTGAAGCTCCGCAACATGGAGGCTCGGCCACGCCCGATCGTGGTGACGGTCGAAGGGCTGCCGGGGGCGCGCCTCTGGACCGACGGCATGACTCGTGACGAGGCCCAAGCCGACGTCGGCACAACCGTGCCCGCCGACAGCGTCGCCAGGCTGCGCCTGTTCGTCGCCCTCCCAGGCGCCGGGCCGCAGCGCCAGGACTTCCGTTTCACCGTTCGCGCTACTGACCGCGAGGGCGGCGGCGACAGCGAGCCCGCCCGTTTCGAAAGGTCCCGATAA
- a CDS encoding FixH family protein has protein sequence MSNSLPARRFTGWHMTAILVAFFAVVIAVNFLMATVAVRSFGGTVVENSYVASQRFNGWLAAARAQDGLRWKDGVATDGARHVVLTLGSGTGAPVRGGTVKALAQHPLGRAADIPLAFREAAPGRYVSEAALPPGRWRVRLDVWHGGSEQHLLREID, from the coding sequence ATGTCCAACAGCCTTCCCGCGCGCCGCTTCACCGGCTGGCACATGACTGCGATCCTGGTCGCCTTCTTCGCGGTGGTGATCGCCGTCAACTTTCTGATGGCGACCGTCGCCGTCCGGTCCTTCGGCGGCACGGTGGTCGAGAACAGCTATGTCGCGAGCCAGCGCTTCAATGGCTGGCTGGCCGCTGCCCGCGCTCAGGATGGGTTGCGCTGGAAGGACGGGGTGGCGACGGATGGTGCGCGCCACGTCGTGCTGACGCTGGGCAGCGGGACCGGCGCGCCGGTCCGGGGCGGGACTGTGAAGGCGCTCGCGCAGCATCCGCTCGGCCGGGCCGCCGATATTCCGCTCGCTTTTCGTGAGGCCGCGCCCGGCCGCTATGTCAGCGAAGCTGCGCTGCCACCCGGTCGCTGGCGCGTTCGCCTCGACGTCTGGCATGGTGGCAGCGAGCAGCATCTGCTGCGGGAGATCGACTGA
- a CDS encoding heavy metal translocating P-type ATPase gives MATRALLPEPAPLAETRESLLAVPGIHCAGCISKIENGLPKVNGIESARVNMGARRVAIRHDPALSPPDLKAALARLGFEAEALADPSLDVAAAENRAMLRALAVAGFAAMNIMLLSVSIWSGAEGATRQMFHWLSALIALPTVAYAGQPFFRSAWAALRQGRTNMDVPISIGVLLTTSMSLFETISGGAHAWFDGAVMLLFFLLAGRCLDGMMRGRARAGVAALLKQTAPGALVLDEAGQSRWTKGDALRPGMRMLVAAGERLAADGRVLAGDSSLDISFLTGESTPVRVHAGDVVRAGALNVAGPLTVEVTAAGADTVIADIARLMEEAGQSKSRHVRLADRAARWYAPCVHLLAALSFIGWMVGGAGVHQSLLIAVAVLLITCPCALGLAVPAAQIVACSALMRQGVLVKEGSALERLAEITEAVFDKTGTLTLGRPVPRALDCLNGEDRSILLALAQASRHPLSIALRQALEAEGVRPATLDSIREVPGEGLFADHRGVPVSLARPHSLITLFELASEYRHGADVHLLPFNDVLRPDAAETLAALRAAGLGTLIASGDRPEALEEIARSTGTTAIGRLRPADKLALLDRLKAQGQKVLMVGDGLNDGPALAAGHASMAPASASDASQLTADIVFLGDRLAPVAIALRAARRTVRVVKQNFALAIGYNVLAVPLAIAGKVTPLVAAIAMSLSSLVVIANALRLKGAAR, from the coding sequence ATGGCGACACGGGCGCTCCTCCCTGAACCCGCACCGCTGGCCGAAACACGCGAAAGCCTCCTAGCCGTCCCTGGCATCCACTGCGCGGGCTGCATCTCGAAAATCGAGAACGGCCTGCCGAAGGTGAACGGTATCGAATCGGCCCGCGTCAACATGGGGGCCAGGCGCGTCGCAATCCGGCATGATCCGGCTTTGAGCCCGCCAGACCTGAAGGCGGCGCTCGCCCGGCTCGGTTTCGAGGCCGAGGCGCTGGCCGACCCTAGCCTTGACGTTGCGGCGGCGGAGAACCGGGCCATGCTCCGAGCCCTCGCCGTTGCCGGCTTCGCCGCGATGAACATCATGCTGCTGTCGGTATCCATCTGGTCCGGTGCGGAAGGCGCCACTCGGCAGATGTTCCACTGGCTCTCCGCCCTGATCGCGCTGCCGACCGTCGCCTACGCCGGCCAACCCTTCTTCCGTTCCGCCTGGGCGGCGCTGCGGCAAGGACGCACCAACATGGACGTTCCGATCAGCATTGGCGTGCTGCTGACCACGAGTATGAGCCTGTTCGAGACCATAAGCGGCGGCGCGCATGCCTGGTTCGACGGGGCGGTAATGCTGCTCTTCTTCCTGCTCGCGGGACGCTGCCTCGATGGCATGATGCGCGGTCGGGCGCGGGCCGGGGTCGCGGCGCTGCTGAAGCAGACAGCGCCTGGCGCGCTGGTGCTGGACGAGGCGGGACAAAGCCGCTGGACGAAGGGCGACGCGCTTCGTCCCGGCATGCGTATGCTGGTCGCGGCGGGAGAACGGCTGGCGGCGGACGGGCGCGTTCTGGCGGGAGACAGCAGCCTCGACATTTCGTTCCTTACTGGAGAAAGCACGCCCGTTCGCGTCCATGCGGGCGATGTCGTGCGGGCCGGGGCGCTTAACGTCGCCGGCCCGTTGACGGTCGAGGTGACGGCGGCGGGCGCCGACACGGTGATCGCAGACATCGCAAGGCTGATGGAGGAGGCGGGGCAAAGCAAATCGCGTCATGTCCGCCTCGCCGATCGGGCGGCGCGCTGGTACGCGCCCTGCGTCCATCTGCTCGCCGCCCTGTCTTTCATCGGCTGGATGGTCGGTGGTGCGGGCGTGCACCAGTCGCTGCTGATCGCGGTCGCGGTGCTGCTCATCACTTGTCCCTGTGCGCTCGGCCTCGCTGTCCCTGCCGCGCAAATCGTGGCTTGCAGCGCGCTGATGCGGCAGGGCGTGTTGGTCAAAGAGGGTTCGGCGCTGGAACGTCTGGCCGAAATCACTGAGGCCGTGTTCGACAAGACCGGCACGCTGACCTTGGGCCGTCCAGTGCCGCGCGCCCTTGACTGTCTGAATGGGGAAGACCGCTCCATCCTGCTCGCGTTGGCGCAGGCGAGCCGCCACCCTCTGAGCATCGCGCTGCGACAGGCGCTGGAGGCTGAGGGCGTCCGACCCGCCACGCTGGACTCCATCCGTGAGGTGCCAGGCGAGGGGTTGTTCGCCGACCATCGCGGCGTGCCGGTATCGCTCGCCCGGCCGCACAGCCTGATCACCCTGTTTGAGTTGGCGAGCGAATATCGCCACGGCGCGGATGTTCACCTGCTCCCGTTCAACGATGTTCTGCGGCCCGATGCGGCCGAGACGCTGGCCGCGTTGCGCGCTGCAGGTCTTGGGACACTCATCGCCAGTGGGGACCGGCCCGAGGCGCTGGAGGAAATCGCGCGCTCGACTGGCACGACCGCTATCGGCCGACTTCGACCTGCGGACAAGTTGGCGCTGCTCGACCGTCTCAAGGCGCAGGGGCAGAAGGTGCTGATGGTCGGTGACGGGCTAAATGACGGCCCTGCGCTTGCCGCAGGGCACGCCAGCATGGCGCCGGCGTCGGCTAGCGATGCCAGCCAGCTTACAGCCGATATCGTCTTCTTGGGCGACAGGCTGGCGCCAGTCGCGATTGCGCTGCGCGCCGCACGGCGCACAGTGCGGGTGGTAAAGCAGAATTTTGCGCTCGCCATTGGCTATAATGTGCTGGCGGTGCCGCTCGCCATCGCGGGCAAGGTGACCCCGCTGGTGGCCGCTATCGCCATGTCGCTGTCCTCGCTGGTGGTGATCGCCAATGCTCTGCGGCTGAAGGGGGCGGCGCGATGA
- the ccoS gene encoding cbb3-type cytochrome oxidase assembly protein CcoS — protein sequence MTGLALLIPLALGCGMMGLAAFFWAMRSGQYDDLDGAAMRLLADGEED from the coding sequence ATGACTGGCCTCGCCTTGCTCATCCCGCTGGCACTGGGCTGCGGCATGATGGGCCTTGCGGCCTTTTTCTGGGCGATGCGCAGCGGCCAGTATGACGATCTGGACGGTGCGGCGATGCGGTTGCTGGCGGACGGCGAGGAGGACTGA
- a CDS encoding MarR family winged helix-turn-helix transcriptional regulator — translation MEDTLRVHGLGATQWYVLHELATVGPSKQRDLVTKLQVERATLSAVVGTLVAKNLVEQVQDSVDLRQKSLRLTPAGEQLWAELPDLSFIHEAAFGGVSEADAEIVARVLRTATERLVQRSEGGMG, via the coding sequence ATGGAGGACACGCTTCGTGTCCATGGGCTGGGTGCCACGCAATGGTACGTCCTGCATGAACTCGCCACAGTCGGCCCCTCGAAGCAGCGCGACCTTGTAACGAAGCTCCAGGTCGAACGGGCGACCCTGAGCGCCGTGGTCGGGACGCTCGTGGCCAAAAATTTGGTCGAGCAGGTGCAGGATAGCGTCGATCTGCGGCAGAAATCGCTTCGCCTCACGCCCGCCGGCGAGCAGCTCTGGGCAGAACTGCCTGACCTCAGTTTCATTCACGAAGCGGCGTTCGGCGGCGTCAGCGAGGCCGATGCTGAGATCGTGGCGCGGGTTCTTCGGACTGCCACCGAGCGCCTCGTTCAAAGATCCGAAGGAGGAATGGGATGA
- a CDS encoding NAD-dependent epimerase/dehydratase family protein, whose product MHLAAVFRTADTDLIWKSNLEGTQNLIAAAKARAPDARFVMASTAHVSGRSGPHPGRESDIVDPQQAYPASKVAAERVLRGSGLTWSVLRFPFVYGDGDGHLEALPSHLRAFAFHPAQRMSTVHHIDIAAAIRLALTGTFDGQIVNIADDAATTLYELVRFVGKDMDASSEPMPDPWYLHVDGSLARRLGFRPSVRTVREAVEGGLM is encoded by the coding sequence GTGCATCTTGCCGCCGTGTTTCGCACCGCCGATACGGATCTGATCTGGAAGAGCAATCTTGAGGGGACGCAAAACCTGATCGCCGCAGCAAAGGCGCGCGCTCCCGACGCACGCTTCGTCATGGCCAGCACCGCCCATGTTTCCGGTCGGAGCGGCCCCCATCCAGGTCGGGAAAGCGATATCGTCGATCCGCAGCAGGCCTATCCCGCGAGCAAAGTGGCTGCCGAGCGGGTACTCCGGGGAAGCGGCCTCACCTGGTCCGTCCTGCGCTTCCCATTTGTGTATGGCGACGGTGACGGTCATCTTGAGGCGCTGCCGTCCCACCTGCGTGCGTTCGCCTTCCACCCGGCGCAGCGGATGAGCACCGTCCACCACATCGATATTGCAGCGGCCATCCGACTGGCGTTGACTGGTACGTTCGACGGGCAGATCGTCAATATCGCGGACGACGCGGCGACGACACTCTACGAACTGGTGCGCTTCGTCGGCAAGGATATGGACGCATCGTCAGAACCGATGCCGGACCCATGGTATCTGCATGTGGATGGATCCCTAGCCCGCAGGCTCGGTTTTCGGCCCAGCGTGCGCACAGTCCGCGAAGCGGTCGAAGGCGGCCTGATGTAG
- a CDS encoding TetR/AcrR family transcriptional regulator translates to MERITEAGIRLFLDRGYEATTLDDIAAAAAISRRSFFHYFKSKDDILISLQSGMGTTIAEAIRNAPPDKRPIEAVRDAVLDVCAAVPPDDMLAIDRLMRSSNTVQARKQASYVDQERTLLAALRERWPEPERESALKLVAMIAMGAIRLSTEAFNQEDGARTMPTLLRETFGALETELLTRR, encoded by the coding sequence ATGGAGCGCATCACCGAGGCCGGGATACGCCTCTTTCTCGATCGCGGTTACGAAGCGACCACGCTGGACGATATTGCCGCCGCGGCCGCGATCTCGCGGCGAAGCTTCTTCCATTACTTCAAGTCCAAAGACGACATCCTCATCTCCCTGCAGAGCGGGATGGGGACCACGATCGCCGAGGCGATCCGCAATGCGCCCCCGGACAAGCGCCCGATCGAGGCCGTGCGTGATGCCGTCCTCGATGTATGCGCCGCGGTCCCCCCCGACGACATGCTCGCGATCGACCGATTAATGCGATCGAGCAACACCGTGCAGGCCCGCAAGCAGGCCAGCTATGTCGACCAGGAACGAACCTTGCTCGCGGCCTTGCGCGAGCGCTGGCCCGAACCGGAACGGGAATCCGCGCTCAAGCTCGTCGCGATGATCGCGATGGGCGCCATTCGCCTGTCCACCGAAGCGTTCAATCAGGAAGACGGCGCGCGCACGATGCCCACCCTGTTGCGAGAAACCTTCGGCGCTCTGGAGACAGAGTTGCTCACGCGCCGGTGA
- a CDS encoding SDR family oxidoreductase: MRKWTVADIPSQEGRVAVVTGTGGLGYETALALARAGANTIIAGRSSQKGAAALARIFAELPSARVRFELLDLACLASVATFAARLAGQEEKLDLLINNAGVMVPPRREETRDGFELQFGTNYLGHFALTNYLLPLLRKAGNARVVSLSSVAARSGAINLDNLNSEKGYKPMPAYSQSKLACLMFGFELQRRSITGGWGVTSIIAHPGVARTDLLHNAPGRWSGMGLARTLLWFLFQPAPQGALPTLFAATSADVKPGGYYGPDALGETRGYPSPARIPLAALDEIIARRLWEASEELIQSFCDRGSATDRP, from the coding sequence ATGCGTAAATGGACGGTGGCAGATATTCCCTCTCAGGAAGGCCGCGTCGCGGTGGTCACCGGGACGGGAGGCCTCGGGTACGAGACCGCACTCGCCTTGGCGCGCGCGGGCGCGAACACGATCATCGCTGGCCGGAGTTCGCAGAAGGGGGCGGCCGCGTTGGCCCGGATCTTCGCCGAGCTTCCATCCGCGCGCGTGCGGTTCGAGTTGCTCGACCTCGCATGCCTGGCTTCCGTCGCGACGTTCGCGGCCCGACTGGCAGGCCAGGAGGAGAAGCTCGACCTACTGATAAACAATGCCGGCGTGATGGTTCCTCCCAGGCGCGAGGAGACGAGGGACGGTTTCGAGCTTCAGTTCGGAACCAATTACCTCGGGCACTTCGCGCTTACGAACTATCTGCTCCCGCTGCTTCGCAAGGCAGGCAACGCAAGGGTCGTCTCTCTTTCGAGCGTCGCCGCGCGCAGCGGCGCGATCAACCTTGACAATCTCAACAGCGAGAAGGGCTACAAGCCAATGCCGGCGTACAGCCAATCCAAGCTCGCCTGCCTGATGTTCGGCTTCGAGTTGCAGCGCCGCAGCATTACCGGCGGTTGGGGCGTGACAAGCATCATCGCGCATCCCGGCGTCGCGCGTACCGACCTCTTGCACAATGCTCCGGGTCGCTGGAGCGGAATGGGCCTGGCACGGACACTGTTATGGTTTCTTTTCCAGCCGGCCCCGCAAGGCGCTCTCCCGACGCTGTTCGCCGCAACATCTGCCGACGTCAAGCCGGGCGGCTATTACGGCCCGGACGCGCTCGGCGAAACGCGCGGATATCCCTCACCGGCGCGGATTCCGTTGGCTGCACTGGACGAGATTATCGCAAGGCGTCTTTGGGAAGCCTCCGAGGAACTTATCCAGAGCTTCTGCGACCGCGGCTCAGCGACCGACCGACCTTAA
- a CDS encoding LacI family DNA-binding transcriptional regulator — MKTIGLVELAKIAGVHVSTVSRALDDNPRVSAKTKARIRALAEEHGFRLNQTASFFRKRRTGAVGVVFPLGHEVQQSLSDPFFMGLLGPLADALAEQGYDLLLSRVVPGDASWLENMVLSGRVDGIILIGQSDQTDVIEGVAKQFAPLVVWGANRPDLVQITVGTDNLTGGEIAARHLITIGRRRLAFLGDPAVPEFADRYAGFHRAIDQAAEVEEILLPLHLTDQDAYEDMARYLESHPSPDGIFAASDVIAMSAMRAVADQGLRVPQDVSIVGYDDISISAHTVPPLTTVRQDMRNGARLLVDLLMRRMAGETVTSVAMKPELILRGSA; from the coding sequence ATGAAGACCATAGGCTTGGTGGAACTGGCGAAGATAGCTGGCGTCCATGTGTCGACGGTCTCGCGCGCGCTTGATGACAATCCACGGGTTTCGGCAAAGACTAAGGCACGCATCAGGGCCCTTGCGGAAGAACATGGTTTCAGGCTGAACCAGACCGCGAGCTTCTTCCGCAAGCGCCGCACCGGCGCGGTGGGCGTGGTTTTCCCCTTGGGTCATGAGGTACAGCAAAGCCTGTCCGACCCGTTCTTCATGGGTCTGCTCGGCCCTCTTGCCGATGCCCTGGCGGAACAAGGCTACGACCTGCTGCTGTCCAGGGTCGTCCCGGGCGACGCAAGCTGGCTGGAGAATATGGTCCTGTCCGGGCGGGTCGATGGCATCATCCTGATCGGACAATCGGACCAGACCGATGTCATAGAAGGCGTGGCGAAGCAGTTTGCGCCGCTGGTCGTGTGGGGCGCAAATCGCCCGGACCTGGTTCAGATCACCGTCGGCACCGACAATCTGACGGGAGGCGAAATCGCAGCGAGGCACCTTATCACCATTGGCCGCCGCAGGCTGGCGTTTCTGGGTGACCCGGCCGTTCCCGAATTCGCCGATCGCTATGCGGGCTTCCATCGCGCCATTGACCAAGCCGCGGAGGTCGAGGAAATCCTGTTGCCGCTGCACCTGACGGACCAGGACGCCTATGAAGACATGGCGCGTTACCTTGAAAGTCATCCGTCGCCCGACGGTATCTTCGCCGCGTCCGACGTGATCGCCATGAGCGCCATGCGGGCGGTTGCCGACCAAGGGCTGCGGGTGCCGCAGGATGTGTCGATCGTGGGCTATGACGACATCAGCATTTCGGCGCATACGGTCCCGCCCCTCACCACCGTTCGGCAGGATATGCGCAATGGCGCGAGACTGCTGGTCGACCTGCTCATGCGGCGCATGGCGGGAGAGACGGTCACGTCCGTCGCGATGAAGCCGGAACTGATCCTGCGCGGGTCGGCATAG